Proteins found in one Panicum hallii strain FIL2 chromosome 4, PHallii_v3.1, whole genome shotgun sequence genomic segment:
- the LOC112890530 gene encoding proline-rich receptor-like protein kinase PERK12, which produces MSDIAPSPSSSSSSEENRSGSGSSNNNDDNNNDNDSRAPPPNDSSSDSGSSSSPNSKGWSSPPPSPSSESSRSTPPSDSEDSPSSSPPSPSGSSPSNSSPPPSSEQSPSPPPSPFWSGGNSKSSPPPTPPSESSRNSGDNSNSSPPPGRSSSSSPPRRSEGSSLPQPPSSSSNQQVPPNPSGRSSSSSSRESPPSLPQESNDDQSTNSQPSRSPPSSSSSASPPPPTNQSVVIIPVPVSSNSSPVSIAPGAAVGTLTSANNLPPSSQGTNGSTAGSSSRSSLGSSGVGTSHVAAAIAGAAITGLMFAMLAVFFITRRRRKTTDGLVYHNDGNNNLPSGQFGVSNPSGALYPGGASAGFSPPSGPDSGGGGYYQSGRMEPPGSKSSFSYEELTSITSNFSRDNVIGEGGFGCVYKGWLADGKCVAVKQLKAGSGQGEREFQAEVEIISRVHHRHLVSLVGYCIAQHHRMLIYEFVPNGTLEHHLHSRGMPVMDWPTRLKIAIGAAKGLAYLHEDCQPRIIHRDIKSANILLDYSFEAQVADFGLAKLSNDTHTHVSTRIMGTFGYLAPEYASSGKLTDRSDVFSFGVVLLELVTGRKPVDQTRPGEESLVEWARPVLVDAVETGDLDAVVDPRLEGAYNRGEMIVMVEAAAACVRHSAPKRPRMVQVMRALDNEGSMSDLSNGVKVGQSRNYHGSGQEAAAIQQLRLTAFPSEQYTGEFEQSSGEYRGAYSETQPINRR; this is translated from the exons ATGTCGGATATAGCCCCGTCGCCGAGTTCTTCATCATCAAGTGAAGAAAATAGAAGTGGCAGCGgtagcagcaacaacaatgacgACAACAACAACGACAATGATTCCAGAGCTCCTCCACCCAATGATTCAAGTTCAGACTCGGGCTCTAGCTCATCCCCTAATTCGAAGGGCTGGTCTAGCCCACCTCCATCTCCAAGCTCAGAAAGCTCAAGATCAACACCACCCTCAGATTCAGAAGATTCACCGTCCTCTAGCCCTCCTTCACCCTCAGGAAGCTCTCCATCAAATTCATCGCCTCCGCCATCGTCAGAACAATCACCAAGcccgccgccttctccattttGGAGCGGCGGCAATTCAAAGTCTTCACCACCACCAACTCCACCTTCCGAATCTTCTCGAAACAGCGGTGACAATTCCAACTCTTCACCACCTCCAGGCAGGTCATCGTCATCGTCGCCTCCGCGGCGGTCAGAAGGCTCCTCGCTTCCGCAACCTCCATCTTCGTCCTCCAATCAGCAGGTCCCTCCCAACCCATCAGGCAGGTCCTCGTCATCGTCGTCGAGAGAATCTCCTCCGTCGCTGCCACAGGAGAGCAACGATGATCAATCAACAAATTCCCAACCTTCGCGTAGTCcaccatcttcttcttcttctgcatcgccgccaccgccgacgAACCAATCAGTTGTCATAATTCCTGTCCCTGTATCGTCCAACAGTAGTCCAGTGTCCATTGCACCTGGTGCCGCCGTTGGCACCCTAACGTCTGCTAACAACTTGCCGCCTTCGTCGCAAGGAACCAACGGTAGCACCGCCGGGAGCTCATCCCGGTCATCTTTAGGCTCATCAGGAGTAGGCACTAGCCATGTAGCTGCGGCCATTGCCGGTGCAGCGATCACCGGTTTGATGTTTGCCATGCTCGCCGTTTTCTTCATcacgcggaggaggaggaagacgacggaCGGACTAGTTTACCACAACG ACGGCAACAACAACTTGCCGTCGGGTCAGTTCGGCGTCTCCAACCCGTCGGGCGCGCTCTATCCGGGCGGAGCATCTGCAGGCTTCTCGCCGCCGTCGGGCCcggacagcggcggcggagggtacTACCAGTCCGGCAGAATGGAGCCGCCGGGCTCCAAGTCGTCCTTCAGCTATGAGGAGCTGACGAGCATCACGAGCAACTTCTCCCGGGACAACGTGATCGGCGAGGGCGGGTTCGGGTGCGTGTACAAGGGGTGGCTGGCCGACGGCAAGTGCGTGGCCGTGAAGCAGCTCAAGGCCGGCAGCGGGCAGGGGGAGCGCGAGTTCCAGGCGGAGGTGGAGATCATCAGCCGCgtgcaccaccgccacctcgtcTCTCTCGTCGGCTACTGCATCGCGCAGCACCACCGGATGCTCATCTACGAGTTCGTCCCCAACGGCACCCTGGAGCACCATCTACACA GCCGTGGCATGCCGGTGATGGACTGGCCAACAAGGCTCAAGATCGCCATCGGCGCCGCAAAGGGTTTGGCGTACCTGCACGAAGATT GTCAGCCGAGGATCATCCACAGGGACATCAAGTCCGCCAACATTCTGCTCGATTACTCCTTCGAAGCACAG GTTGCAGATTTCGGTCTGGCCAAGCTCTCCAACGACACGCACACGCATGTCTCCACTCGCATCATGGGGACGTTTGG GTACCTTGCCCCGGAGTACGCGTCGAGCGGGAAGCTGACGGACCGGTCGGACGTGTTCTCCTTCGGCGTCGTGCTGCTGGAGCTCGTCACCGGGCGGAAGCCCGTCGACCAGACGCGCCCAGGGGAGGAGAGCCTCGTCGAATGG GCACGGCCGGTCCTCGTCGACGCCGTCGAGACGGGCGACCTCGACGCGGTGGTCGACCCCCGGCTCGAGGGCGCCTACAACCGGGGCGAGATGATCGTGATGGTGGAGGCCGCGGCCGCGTGCGTCCGCCACTCGGCTCCCAAGCGGCCCCGGATGGTGCAG GTGATGAGGGCGCTGGACAACGAAGGGAGCATGTCGGACCTGAGCAACGGGGTGAAGGTGGGGCAGAGCCGGAACTACCACGGCTCCGGGCAGGAGGCGGCCGCCATCCAGCAGCTCCGCCTCACCGCCTTCCCCTCCGAGCAGTACACCGGGGAGTTTGAGCAATCGTCCGGGGAGTACCGTGGCGCCTACTCCGAGACGCAACCGATCAACCGGAGATAA
- the LOC112889219 gene encoding serine/threonine-protein kinase BLUS1 isoform X2 → MEHAPLSRRFPTNPNEYKLYEEIGEGVSATVYRALCVPVDIMVAIKVLDLEKCNNDLDGIRREVQTMSLLDHPNLLRAYCSFTNGHQLWVVMPYMAAGSALHIMKTSFPEGFDEPVIATLLREVLKALVYLHSQGHIHRDVKAGNILIDTNGAVKLGDFGVSACMFDTGNRQRARNTFVGTPCWMAPEVMQQLHGYDYKADIWSFGITALELAHGHAPFSKYPPMKVLLMTLQNAPPGLDYERDKRFSKSFKDLVATCLVKDPRKRPPSEKLLKHSFFKHARSAEYLARSILDGLPPLGERFRELKSKEAELLLNNKLGQESKEQLSQKEYIRGISGWNFNLEDLKNAAALIDSSNGTCHLDVRDTKVKDDSQDAYNDPKHIYQERVNHVASERPEEDEIQEVEELNDALSSSFPSRPLEALKSCFDVCGADDPGTTASDSRLQPSVGSVPSLPFPKLEHCKSANCNGESLERSVSVPMNLGNSGYHKHSSGSLIPEQVLSPYMNADLERDEFRQKNPSIRNRSGPLLFRQMKDSRTHLSVAPEEPSEGKIIRRRGRFQVTSDSISQKAATSACSSSSSRSNLPIGATRSNLKSSAILPTLQLLMQQNTMQKEVLSRLISSIEETSDDSEASTSVSYQSSGGPVREKELQSYVVQLQRSITELTDEVQRLKLRNNQLEQQISALSKNDERSQTEDDQQ, encoded by the exons ATGGAGCATGCACCGCTTAGTAGAAGGTTTCCAACTAATCCCAATGAGTATAAGTTATATGAGGAAATTGGAGAAGGTGTCAGTGCCACAGTATACCGAGCTCTTTGTGTCCCAGTTGACATTATGGTCGCCATCAAAGTTCTGGACCTTGAGAAATGCAACAATGACCTG GATGGGATAAGACGGGAAGTGCAAACAATGAGTTTGCTTGACCACCCAAACCTTCTTCGTGCATATTGCTCATTTACAAATGGGCATCAGCTTTGGGTTGTGATGCCTTACATGGCTGCTGGATCCGCTCTCCACATTATGAAAACTTCTTTTCCAGAAGGGTTTGATGAGCCTGTCATTGCTACTCTGTTGCGTGAAGTTCTGAAAGCTCTCGTCTATCTACATTCTCAAGGACATATTCATAGAGATGTAAAG GCTGGAAATATCTTAATAGATACAAATGGAGCTGTGAAGCTAGGAGACTTTGGAGTGTCAGCCTGCATGTTCGATACTGGAAATAGGCAAAGGGCAAGAAATACATTTGTAGGGACGCCTTGCTG GATGGCTCCTGAAGTCATGCAACAATTGCATGGTTATGATTACAA AGCTGACATATGGTCCTTTGGGATAACGGCATTAGAACTAGCACATGGTCATGCTCCTTTTTCGAAGTACCCCCCAATGAAG GTGTTGCTTATGACCTTGCAAAATGCACCACCAGGTCTAGACTACGAGAGGGACAAGCGCTTTTCAAAG TCTTTCAAGGATTTGGTAGCGACATGCTTAGTCAAGGATCCACGCAAGCGTCCTCCTTCAGAAAAGCTCTTGAAGCATTCTTTCTTTAAGCATGCTCGCTCAGCTGAATATCTGGCACGGAGtattcttgatggcctccctccaCTGGGTGAACGCTTTAGGGAACTGAAG AGCAAAGAAGCTGAGTTGCTTCTCAATAACAAGCTTGGTCAAGAGAGCAAGGAGCAGCTATCACAG AAAGAGTACATACGAGGCATTAGTGGTTGGAACTTCAATCTAGAGGACTTGAAAAATGCAGCTGCCCTT ATAGACAGTTCAAATGGCACTTGCCATTTAGATGTCAGAGATACCAAAGTTAAAGATGACTCACAAGATGCTTACAATGATCCAAAACATATTTACCAGGAAAGGGTCAACCATGTTGCTTCAGAAAGGCCGGAAGAG GATGAGATACAAGAAGTTGAAGAGTTGAATGATGctctctcctcttcttttcCAAGCCGCCCCCTTGAGGCACTAAA ATCTTGTTTTGATGTTTGTGGTGCTGATGATCCCGGCACTACCGCTTCTGATTCGAGATTGCAACCAAGTGTCGGATCTGTACCTTCCCTGCCGTTCCCAAAACTTGAGCATTGTAAAAGTGCCAACTGCAATGGTGAAAGTTTGGAAAGAAGTGTTTCTGTACCCATGAATCTTGGCAATAGTGGATACCACAAACATTCAAGTGGTTCTCTTATACCTGAGCAAGTTCTTTCTCCTTACATGAATGCAGATTTGGAAAG GGATGAATTTCGTCAGAAAAATCCAAGCATCAGGAACCGTAGTGGCCCTTTATTGTTCCGCCAAATGAAGGATTCACGCACACATCTATCTG TTGCACCTGAGGAGCCATCAGAAGGAAAAATTATACGTCGAAGGGGGCGTTTCCAGGTTACATCAGATAGTATTTCTCAAAAG GCAGCTACATcagcctgcagcagcagcagcagcaggtcaAATCTACCAATTGGAGCAACACGCTCAAATCTCAAGTCGTCTGCGATTCTTCCAACATTGCAATTATTGATGCAGCAAAATACTATGCAAAAG GAAGTATTAAGTAGGCTGATTTCTTCAATTGAGGAAACATCTG ATGATTCTGAAGCAAGTACAAGTGTTTCATATCAG TCTTCTGGAGGGCCTGTCAGAGAAAAGGAATTGCAGTCGTATGTTGTCCAATTGCAGCGAAG TATCACTGAACTCACTGACGAAGTTCAAAGGTTAAAGCTCCGAAACAATCAG CTTGAGCAGCAGATCAGTGCATTGTCAAAAAATGATGAAAGGTCGCAAACAGAGGATGACCAACAATGA
- the LOC112889219 gene encoding serine/threonine-protein kinase BLUS1 isoform X1: MEHAPLSRRFPTNPNEYKLYEEIGEGVSATVYRALCVPVDIMVAIKVLDLEKCNNDLDGIRREVQTMSLLDHPNLLRAYCSFTNGHQLWVVMPYMAAGSALHIMKTSFPEGFDEPVIATLLREVLKALVYLHSQGHIHRDVKAGNILIDTNGAVKLGDFGVSACMFDTGNRQRARNTFVGTPCWMAPEVMQQLHGYDYKADIWSFGITALELAHGHAPFSKYPPMKVLLMTLQNAPPGLDYERDKRFSKSFKDLVATCLVKDPRKRPPSEKLLKHSFFKHARSAEYLARSILDGLPPLGERFRELKSKEAELLLNNKLGQESKEQLSQKEYIRGISGWNFNLEDLKNAAALIDSSNGTCHLDVRDTKVKDDSQDAYNDPKHIYQERVNHVASERPEEDEIQEVEELNDALSSSFPSRPLEALKSCFDVCGADDPGTTASDSRLQPSVGSVPSLPFPKLEHCKSANCNGESLERSVSVPMNLGNSGYHKHSSGSLIPEQVLSPYMNADLERDEFRQKNPSIRNRSGPLLFRQMKDSRTHLSDPLLGAVAPEEPSEGKIIRRRGRFQVTSDSISQKAATSACSSSSSRSNLPIGATRSNLKSSAILPTLQLLMQQNTMQKEVLSRLISSIEETSDDSEASTSVSYQSSGGPVREKELQSYVVQLQRSITELTDEVQRLKLRNNQLEQQISALSKNDERSQTEDDQQ; encoded by the exons ATGGAGCATGCACCGCTTAGTAGAAGGTTTCCAACTAATCCCAATGAGTATAAGTTATATGAGGAAATTGGAGAAGGTGTCAGTGCCACAGTATACCGAGCTCTTTGTGTCCCAGTTGACATTATGGTCGCCATCAAAGTTCTGGACCTTGAGAAATGCAACAATGACCTG GATGGGATAAGACGGGAAGTGCAAACAATGAGTTTGCTTGACCACCCAAACCTTCTTCGTGCATATTGCTCATTTACAAATGGGCATCAGCTTTGGGTTGTGATGCCTTACATGGCTGCTGGATCCGCTCTCCACATTATGAAAACTTCTTTTCCAGAAGGGTTTGATGAGCCTGTCATTGCTACTCTGTTGCGTGAAGTTCTGAAAGCTCTCGTCTATCTACATTCTCAAGGACATATTCATAGAGATGTAAAG GCTGGAAATATCTTAATAGATACAAATGGAGCTGTGAAGCTAGGAGACTTTGGAGTGTCAGCCTGCATGTTCGATACTGGAAATAGGCAAAGGGCAAGAAATACATTTGTAGGGACGCCTTGCTG GATGGCTCCTGAAGTCATGCAACAATTGCATGGTTATGATTACAA AGCTGACATATGGTCCTTTGGGATAACGGCATTAGAACTAGCACATGGTCATGCTCCTTTTTCGAAGTACCCCCCAATGAAG GTGTTGCTTATGACCTTGCAAAATGCACCACCAGGTCTAGACTACGAGAGGGACAAGCGCTTTTCAAAG TCTTTCAAGGATTTGGTAGCGACATGCTTAGTCAAGGATCCACGCAAGCGTCCTCCTTCAGAAAAGCTCTTGAAGCATTCTTTCTTTAAGCATGCTCGCTCAGCTGAATATCTGGCACGGAGtattcttgatggcctccctccaCTGGGTGAACGCTTTAGGGAACTGAAG AGCAAAGAAGCTGAGTTGCTTCTCAATAACAAGCTTGGTCAAGAGAGCAAGGAGCAGCTATCACAG AAAGAGTACATACGAGGCATTAGTGGTTGGAACTTCAATCTAGAGGACTTGAAAAATGCAGCTGCCCTT ATAGACAGTTCAAATGGCACTTGCCATTTAGATGTCAGAGATACCAAAGTTAAAGATGACTCACAAGATGCTTACAATGATCCAAAACATATTTACCAGGAAAGGGTCAACCATGTTGCTTCAGAAAGGCCGGAAGAG GATGAGATACAAGAAGTTGAAGAGTTGAATGATGctctctcctcttcttttcCAAGCCGCCCCCTTGAGGCACTAAA ATCTTGTTTTGATGTTTGTGGTGCTGATGATCCCGGCACTACCGCTTCTGATTCGAGATTGCAACCAAGTGTCGGATCTGTACCTTCCCTGCCGTTCCCAAAACTTGAGCATTGTAAAAGTGCCAACTGCAATGGTGAAAGTTTGGAAAGAAGTGTTTCTGTACCCATGAATCTTGGCAATAGTGGATACCACAAACATTCAAGTGGTTCTCTTATACCTGAGCAAGTTCTTTCTCCTTACATGAATGCAGATTTGGAAAG GGATGAATTTCGTCAGAAAAATCCAAGCATCAGGAACCGTAGTGGCCCTTTATTGTTCCGCCAAATGAAGGATTCACGCACACATCTATCTG ACCCACTTTTGGGTGCAGTTGCACCTGAGGAGCCATCAGAAGGAAAAATTATACGTCGAAGGGGGCGTTTCCAGGTTACATCAGATAGTATTTCTCAAAAG GCAGCTACATcagcctgcagcagcagcagcagcaggtcaAATCTACCAATTGGAGCAACACGCTCAAATCTCAAGTCGTCTGCGATTCTTCCAACATTGCAATTATTGATGCAGCAAAATACTATGCAAAAG GAAGTATTAAGTAGGCTGATTTCTTCAATTGAGGAAACATCTG ATGATTCTGAAGCAAGTACAAGTGTTTCATATCAG TCTTCTGGAGGGCCTGTCAGAGAAAAGGAATTGCAGTCGTATGTTGTCCAATTGCAGCGAAG TATCACTGAACTCACTGACGAAGTTCAAAGGTTAAAGCTCCGAAACAATCAG CTTGAGCAGCAGATCAGTGCATTGTCAAAAAATGATGAAAGGTCGCAAACAGAGGATGACCAACAATGA